The Corvus moneduloides isolate bCorMon1 chromosome 4, bCorMon1.pri, whole genome shotgun sequence genomic interval AGTAAATGTCTGTTTGTTTGAATGGCACTGACAGGACCTGAAATGGGGTAATGAGATTTCATTAATCAAAGCCATGAACAAGTTGCCAAGAGGCATGACTCATACTTGCTGAACTGTCATTCCACAGAACAAAACCTTGGTTAATCAAATCAGAGTCACTATATGTTTGGATTTTTGTCCATCTGTAGGAGAATGTTCTTTACCATAGAAATGTCCTATAGGCTAGGTGAGGTCATGCCTACACCACCTGTGACTAAGGGGGATTTGCACGTTTAAGCACTAGAAATttggcattttctttgtttcttgtaCAGAGCTTTAACAGAAGGAAGGAACAAACATATTTAACCCTGTGTTAAATGTCACCTTGTTTGTTGTACTTACTATGTTCATTGTGAACAGAGACTGGGTGGTTGAGTCTGGCAGAACAGCCAACACCTCCATGGAGCCCTGAATCTCTACCGTGAAGGAATCCTGCTCTAAGCTGATGATAGGGATTTCAGTAGCCATTAGCTTCAACATCACTGGGTTGGGTGTAACTGAATATTTAGCTACCTGTAAgattcaaagacaaaaaaagagaaaaagaaaagcacttttctCATAAAATGGATCAGAATACCGCATGTTCTCAGTTTCGAAGCAATAATTTTAAAGTAGTTCCTTATGATGAGGTTAAGGATAGCTGCTAACATAAGATTCTTTCAGgtaagaaggaaacaaagatttCCTGTGGTGCTAAATTAACAGTATTGGTCACTCAGGAATGCAGTGGAAAATTCTTTCCACTTGAGGAATACAAATTTTTCCATATAAtttcaagagaaattaaatactaAATTAAACAGAGGAGATAAATGGACCATGAATTTAGTCATACAATAAAAGAGCTCAGGAGTTGCTCACTTTGAAATTCACCCATCTCAGGAGATGGGTTCCTCCTCTGGACTGTCCTCAGAGGAGCCTCACTCTGTTCATTGCCTGAAGAGTGAATAGGCTCACCAAGTTCAGTATTTGAAACAGAGGGGGTGGAATATCAGCATCAATGCTCACGGCATTTTATGGAGAACACCATACATGACTGCCCTTGGAGAATTCTTACATTTCTGAGGAGGGAACTTAATAACATCTGGGAAGCAAACAAGAATGTGAAGTACTTTGAACCATTAATCTGATTTCACCCATCCTTGGCATTTATAGCCTAGGGCTTCTTATGCTCATTTTTGGTTTGTCATTCTGTCTCAGAAGGCTGGTAGAAGTCATCTGTGCTCATATTCCCTGTCCTGTTATATTCATCTCCTCCAcctaaaataaatggaaatccTGTGCATCTGCCTTGTCTGTTCCATAGGATGTAATGTTTCCTGACCATCTGTTAGCTCAGTTTCCTGCACGTGGTCCCTTCCCAGGTCTTTCTGCTCATCAGTCACAggccagcagcaaagcaaagagaATTATGCAGGTTTGGGGAggagaaaagtgtttttttctgagctgaGGCCCTCTTGGAGGTCTCTCAAAGCAGGACTCATGACTGGAAGCTTtttgctgtgcagagctggttCTAGGTGGGAACAGCTGTGGCTTGGGCATGGTGCCCAGAGAAAAGATTGATGTGCAAGGTTATGGGCCAAGATTATGTTTGGTAACAGTGCAAGTCATTCAACTCATCATGAGGTGGGAAGTGACAAAgcccatctgctctgctgttaCAAGGCACACGTGTGCCCGCTTCATCAGCGCAGGTGCCCTGCTGGCCCTACAAGCCTTTGGGATACACCAGTAGTGAGGTGTCTTGACACCCACACTGGGTGGCTTCCCAAAGACTTTGTGAAAGTAATGATACTCACCTCAGGGATGATAGTGCCAAATATCTCTGTGTTTATATTAAAATAGCTGCAAgtctggaggaaaaagaaaagtgagaaaacaaatgAGTTACCAGATTTGACCTTCATGGTCAGCTTTTCTCTAAATGCATTGTTACTGTCATCTCAATGAATCTTTGAGTTTTTACCCCTCAGAAATATTCCCAAGAGACTCAGTATACTTAAAGCAGATTCCCAATAATATGTGCCAAAATAATCCCTCAGAAAGCAAATGCTTAGTGTCATTATAGTTTGGGCTGCAGTCTATAGGGTTTGGGATTTACTGAACCTCCTGCAGTCAGGTTAGCCAAGTCAGGCAGCCTCCAAGGCACAGATGCTGTGCTTTGACATATGCTTTGCTTACAGGGTCCCTGTAGTTCTTTCATTCTATGAAGATCCCTCAGCCACTGAGGCTGCAAGATTCTCCAGAGTTGATCCCTTGTCCATATTAGTGATGTCTGTGCCTCAGGTCTACAAACCCCTTATTTTTTGTAACAAAGCTGGCAGTATTTGGTACTTTGCTCAGTGGAACTTGGCATGCCTGGCTGTGGCCTGAGGCATCTATATAGAGcataaataaaagagaataaCAACACCCTAGCATTTATAATCTCTTGTCTCAGGACTCTGCAGATGAACTAAGAGTTTTATATGGCCACATACTGACATCTGGCAGGTCAAAGCCCTATGTGAACCACTCTGACCCCATTCCTCTGTGTCCTGCTCACCTCCTCTGCAATGGTTATGTTGAAGGCCCCTGTGGTGTAGTAAGCAAATGAGGAGGTCTGAAAGAAATACTCAGAGAAGGCAAGGTAGAGCATGGAATCACTTTGGTCCGGGATTGTGAAGGAAGCTGGCACGTAGGGAGAGTCAGTATAGTTTCCAGCTGGAAAGGCTACGCCCTAAGAGTTATTGTCAGAGATAAAAAAAACAGagtcaaaatataattttaccATGACTGCAGACAAGGAATGCTACTTTCCTTTACTTTGCCCAGGCTATTCATTTGGTATATAAATGAGTATGCAGGCTTTGTAGTACACCCTGAAGGCTTGGTGCTTTCAAGCAGGTGGTGAAGGCAAGTTCCAGCATTTGGACATCTCACAGATGAGGCCCAGGATCTGTCTTTTGGGATACTGGTCACCTACCAAGGACAGTCTGCCACCTCAGATCACCCTCTAAATTAAGGGTCTAAATGCATGAAGAACATGACTAGTGGTCCTCCTTTTTGAAAAGCCTTACTTTCTCCTATCCTTGTCTCCAAGAATTTAAATCTGAGAACTGCTACTTAAGAGCCATCCAATGGTCTCAATTACAAAATTGATCTCTAAAACCAGAGGTCTTTCTTGGTTAAAATCAGCACCTTACTTTACCCAGAATCAAGCTGATAACTTGTGCAGACAAAAGGCTTATGAGAGAAAGTTATGTCAGACAAACCTAAAATGCCTATGTGTCTTCTGCACTACTCATTATATTAGTCAAGCCTTGCAGATCTAATACTTCCAAATGCATccagatgaaacaaaaattgatttaaaatgaTGAAGACATTTAAAGGTTAAAGTTTTTTATTAGTTctcctgtttctgtttcatctcAAGTGTATTTtgtctgtctttattttttcatctagCTCTAAAGTTCCTGTTGCCTTTTAAGGACTATCAAAATGCTTACAAAGTGCTGGATCACAGCTGGTGACCTCCTACTCAATACTCACTTGCTGGATTTACCAGACACTTGCTTAGTATATTTCCTCCATGTAACTTACATGGGAGAGTAGCTCTTGGAACAGCCATGATTTTACCTCTTTAGTCTGACTCAAGTCCCTGCTTAAAATCTAGTTGCTGCAATACTTAGAAGAgtttcacagcagctgcagagctggtaTGCTGAGACCAGTGTCTACCATACAAACAGATACAAactttttgttcctttgtgTTTCCACCTCTCTTATTTCCCTgttgtccttttctttttaatatttaatttataggATCTTTGTGACAAGACTGTCTTCTCATTTTGCCTTTGTAGAGCACCAAGCACAAGGCATCTTAAACTTAATTAAGGATCTCAGATACTATAATGATGACAACTACCCTCAACAAAGTAATTTCAGAATGAGGAACTagtcatattttaatttcagtacATAAGGAGACTTTTATCCTTAATTTGAAACAAACTTTCAAGTCCTTGGACTCGGCAGGACTCCTTGGGCTCCTGTGCTTTTGAAAGGGTCTTCTGTCTTCCCATTCAGGAAGCCAGAGGCTTAATTCTTGCTCTGATAgtcttgctctttcttttcctctctcatctGACAGCAGACACATCTAGTTAGTCCCATGTATAGAAATATTACACTGACTGAACAATGAAGTCCCAGATATTAATCAACAGTGAGAGAATGATGAGGTTGaatagttttttctttcctttccctttctcttttcttctacCTTGCTTAGTCAACTTTAACTGCTCTCTATTTTTTACAACCAACTCAACAGCAGTTTAAAGAAAAGGATGTGGCCTTTAAATAGTTCATTTCACAACAGGATTGTTACAAATTACTACTGTAACAAACACAATAATGCTTTGAAATGTCTGTCTTCTCAGGCAATGAGCCTTTATGTTCAGAACAACAATCACGGTCATCTTAGAAAGTGTCTCATAGAATGATGGAACGCACAGCAACCTTGCAAAGAGCACTTCAGGCAACTACCTTTAAGTCCAGGTCAATGAATGGTCGAAATACTGCTGGCAAGCTACTTAAGGAGTAGTCTACTTCAGCCAAATCATCAATCTGCATTGCAACTGTAAGGGTGGTAGATCAGACACACAATATtacaaaaaccacagaaataatTCTATGTATATTTAAATCTAAGTTTCTGACAGGGAGTAACACAAGTTGTTCCAGGGAGTAGAGAAAAACACAACCAGGAACCTCCTAACATGCATTCTGACCTAAGATTTGATGTTTCAACTGACACCCTCTGTAAAGCACCTCCTCTAGTTTGTCTGTTGTTTTCTCATTGTGGAAAGTAAGTTTGGTCTAACCCAAAAAAGGAGATAGCCATATCAGTGCTTCAGGGCATAAGGAGGTGTTGGGATTTCTTGTCAAGCAGTTCTAAGAGCATCCAAAGTGCCTGTAACGTGCAAATACTTTCCCAGAAGGAGGGTGCCTGATTTGCTTAGATACCCGTGTTTTGCACATGGTATCTGGCCAACACTTGGGGTGTCTTAAATGCCTGCAAATCTAACCCAAAGTGGTTCAAGTGAGAAGGTTTTTGCAAAGaagctttttcattttgcctcCCGCAAGTCTGATGAATAGGCAAGTAAAACTTAATTTCCAGGCAGACTAGGAGAGCAGGCTTCAGCCTGTaaagtgctgtgtgtgcaggaggACTTGGAGCATGGTAAGGGAAAACTGCCTCAACATCAGTACTGTGTGGCCTCTAAGTGGCATTTCTCACAACAGAAGTGCACACTGCCACACTTGCAAGCTGAGAATTGCTACCAAGTCCTTGGCTCTTATAAACACAAATTTCTTGCTCAAGTAGCCCAGTCTTTATTTAACTGTGGTTCTGTATGCAAGGGAGCAGATGGAGCAGAAGGACTGATACCACTCCTGGAGGCATCGCCAAGCAGCTGCCATTTAGGAAGTGGCCGAATTTCACTGatcagaagagagaaaacagaaggaaaggtATCACTAATGACTCACCATTCAGTGATTGGAGGTCTTCATCTATCAACTGGATCCCAGCTCTGATATTGGGACATGACTGTAATAAAAGCACACTCAAGTTATAGCCTGATTAGCTTGGATGTGTAAGCACCTCTTACACGTGTGCTAGCAGATCTTTCTGCTGCACGACACACATTGCAGCATTTGTTTATCAAAACACCTAATCTGGCTTCTCTTCAGCTAACTGGATCCCCAAGGTTCCTGCTTGGTGCAAGGTAAGCATGTCATATGTCAGAGCTGCAAAAAAGAGGCAAGTTTCCAGAGGCAGCCTGATGGGGGTGACAAAACCACAACCTTAAATAGTGCGAGGACAGCTTTCATATTGGTCTCACGAGAGAGAtctcagaatcatagaatcatttaggttggaaaagacccttaaggtcatcgagtccaactgtaAATCCCTGGACAGAATGACAGCCATCTCAAGCTCTATCTCCTCTCAGTGGCTCTGGGCAGGATGTCATCAGAACTACTCACCTCTTTGATACTATGAAGTTGAAATATGTCCTACTGTCAGTTGATATACTATAATTTCTCTATGCATTGCCCAGTATATGTTTCGTCTGCCGAGCCCAAAAATGACCTAAACCCCAGGCAGGTAGGTACACAGGCAGGAACTTACTCTGCATTGGAATGGAAAAATAACTACATTTTCCATCCCTACTGATGCCTTGGTTGAATGTAGCTGTGTCAGTATCTTGGCCATGAACCTGGCACTTTATCTGGAATCATTTCCGGCTGGCAGAATGATGACTGTGCTGATCAGACCAGCATAGGACTATTATAAGATTATTTTTCTAGTTCTTCCTCTGCAAAGTTCACAGCACTGACTTGTGAATGCCATCCTCCTTACACCCCTCCCCTATACAATGTGAAAGGCTTACATTAGTAACCAAGCTCCTGTGAATGGGTTTCTTCAGATACTTGATAAAGAAGTTATGCAGGAAGctagagggaaggaagaaggcaATTAATGGGTCAAGCACTATGGTCATTAACAGGAGATCAGATATCACTGCAGAACATGAATTTAATGGCCTCTTAGTGTGATATTCTAGTACGGCATGGGAGCTTTTTGAAATGTAGAAACTATCAGAGAGACACCATTTAAAAGATGATAATTTCACCATTGAGCATCTCAGCCTGGGTTAATTCATATTTATGAGAAGGGAATTCTTCATGGTACCACCATCATATATGTACAAAATAGTCTCTGCACTAGGAACTTCcaaaacaagtaaaaataaacaaacaaaaacaaccccccaaaaaggTGACAAGAGTGGTATtcagaaagtgagaaaaatataagaaaacaatgaaatactGTTTCATGGGGCTGTATCCAGAGGCTTAACAGACAGCAGTCTGGTTCTGTTCAATTTTGGTAGCACTGTGACTAGGAGGAGCGAAGCATAGTACAAGTATGTAACTTCTACCTAGAGCTGAAGATTAGAGCAGAAGTTTGAAAGAAGTGGTGCTGAAGAAGCACAAGGGATTGTTTGATTCTGTCTTTATCTTCTACTGTGTGTAAATACAAGGACAAATATCAATGTTGGCCATTTTAATGCTGTATTAGGGTCCCAGTTCTCACCTTTGGTGCCTATGATGCCTAAAAGCAATTCTGTGTGCCCTAGTTTGTGAATTTATCCCTGTGCCATTCATTGACAACTATTTTCTGAGAGAGTTTATACAGATCTCTTCCACTTACCCACTTTTCCCATTCAGCTTGATATCTATGTCACCAGAAGTTGTCTGGCAGCTGGTGAGGGATATTGACGTGGGGCCTGTATTATCCAGGGGTGTTGAAAAGATTGCGGTAACGAACACCTTTGAAATGTGCACTGTGCCTCTTCCACTGTCTTTGCTGcataaagtgaaaataaataaaaactgaaaacccCCCACCTTTTCACTATGGAATTGCCTGGCAATGCAGACTCGTGGCCGCTCCTGGTCACTGCCATTATTCTGCTTTGCTTGCCTGTG includes:
- the BPIFC gene encoding BPI fold-containing family C protein; this encodes MVKICCSLLLLSLLSGQLSANPGLKVRITQKGLEYAKEVGLEILKQNMEKECFPDLTGHEKFGLGNVKYNISRIRVTAVELPSASISLLPGSGIKLVIGNASLTIDMNWNIRTWMFKDSGRGTVHISKVFVTAIFSTPLDNTGPTSISLTSCQTTSGDIDIKLNGKSGFLHNFFIKYLKKPIHRSLVTNSCPNIRAGIQLIDEDLQSLNVAMQIDDLAEVDYSLSSLPAVFRPFIDLDLKGVAFPAGNYTDSPYVPASFTIPDQSDSMLYLAFSEYFFQTSSFAYYTTGAFNITIAEETCSYFNINTEIFGTIIPEVAKYSVTPNPVMLKLMATEIPIISLEQDSFTVEIQGSMEVLAVLPDSTTQSLFTMNIAANTSISLNVFDQKLMGSLCLNRLQFSLAHSNVGSFEVLLLENILSYILQTEVIPSANAKLSKGFPLPNLANVTLTRPHITIVQGYVLISTDVHYKH